Proteins encoded by one window of Polyangiaceae bacterium:
- a CDS encoding OPT/YSL family transporter: MSAAVEQAENRVESENAGEFPPLDLVAPQLTIRAVLTGMVLGGLLSFCNIYSGLKIGWSFNMSVTAALLSFGFWQGLHALFKTRRWGLLENNINQTAASAAASIASAGLVAAIPALTLINGYQWTYWVLVVWTFAVSVLGVTVAIGLRRQFLLVDRLPFPFGIATASTVKEMYAKGREAVLRVLALISAGVVAAALKLMVDLLKVPKLPIPGSFAAKGALAKGGASKLSFYNLGFALDPSLLLFAMGGIMGFRAGVSVLLGALVAWGALGPYALEQGWAEPGKAGATWFSTVNKWMLWPGVALMVTCSLTSFAFSWRAVLRALTGARRAAGDAPAEDSSHDVPTRALIGAILAALLLATFTQVSLFGIVLWAAVLGVGLTFVLAIVSARVSGETGLAPVGPMGKVTQLFFGIITPGNAAANLMAANVTGGSASQCADLLHDMKTGLLIGASPRFQAVAQVFGVLAGSLAGSWAYLIIMPNPQAQLLTEEWPAPAVAAWKAVAEIFAKGLETMPKGAIGAMLIAGALGILLAILEKQKAKWAKFVPSPASIGIAMVIPAYYSVSMFLGSAVALLLTRSVPNWSARFLIVVASGLVAGESLAGVGLAISETLKFAAGR; this comes from the coding sequence ATGTCCGCCGCGGTAGAACAGGCAGAGAACCGGGTCGAAAGTGAAAACGCTGGGGAGTTTCCGCCCCTTGATCTGGTCGCGCCTCAGCTGACGATTCGCGCCGTCTTGACCGGTATGGTGCTCGGCGGGCTGTTGTCCTTCTGCAACATCTACAGCGGGCTCAAGATCGGCTGGAGCTTCAACATGTCGGTCACCGCCGCGCTGTTGTCGTTTGGCTTCTGGCAGGGCCTGCATGCGCTGTTCAAGACCAGGCGCTGGGGGTTGCTGGAGAACAACATCAACCAAACGGCTGCGTCCGCGGCGGCTTCGATTGCTTCCGCGGGGTTGGTTGCCGCGATCCCGGCGCTCACCCTGATCAATGGCTACCAGTGGACCTATTGGGTGCTCGTGGTCTGGACCTTTGCCGTGAGCGTGCTCGGCGTGACGGTGGCTATTGGGCTCCGACGTCAGTTCTTGCTGGTCGATCGACTACCGTTTCCGTTCGGTATCGCTACCGCAAGCACCGTGAAAGAAATGTACGCCAAGGGGCGTGAAGCCGTGCTGCGCGTGCTTGCCCTGATCAGCGCAGGCGTCGTCGCAGCGGCGCTCAAGTTGATGGTCGATCTGCTGAAGGTGCCGAAGCTGCCAATTCCGGGATCCTTTGCAGCCAAGGGGGCACTCGCCAAGGGCGGCGCCAGCAAGCTCTCGTTCTACAACCTAGGTTTTGCTCTCGATCCTTCGCTGTTGCTGTTCGCGATGGGCGGCATCATGGGTTTCCGTGCTGGTGTTTCCGTGTTGCTTGGTGCGCTGGTCGCCTGGGGCGCGCTTGGTCCGTACGCCCTCGAGCAGGGCTGGGCAGAGCCGGGCAAGGCTGGGGCGACTTGGTTCTCGACAGTAAACAAGTGGATGCTCTGGCCCGGCGTCGCGTTGATGGTCACCTGCTCACTGACCTCCTTCGCCTTCTCTTGGCGCGCCGTCCTGCGGGCGTTGACTGGAGCGCGTCGCGCCGCGGGTGACGCGCCCGCGGAGGACTCGAGTCACGATGTGCCGACCCGAGCGTTGATTGGCGCCATCCTGGCCGCACTGCTGCTCGCGACGTTTACCCAGGTCAGCCTGTTCGGGATCGTGCTCTGGGCGGCGGTGCTTGGTGTTGGCCTGACGTTCGTGCTCGCGATCGTTTCCGCGCGGGTGTCCGGGGAGACGGGGCTTGCCCCCGTGGGACCAATGGGCAAGGTGACCCAGCTGTTCTTCGGAATCATCACGCCGGGGAACGCCGCGGCGAACCTGATGGCCGCCAACGTCACGGGCGGCTCGGCGAGTCAATGTGCGGACTTGCTCCACGACATGAAGACCGGGTTGCTCATCGGTGCTTCCCCACGCTTTCAGGCGGTTGCGCAGGTGTTCGGTGTGCTAGCCGGTTCGCTCGCGGGCAGCTGGGCGTATTTGATCATCATGCCGAACCCACAGGCGCAGCTGCTGACCGAGGAGTGGCCTGCTCCAGCTGTTGCCGCGTGGAAAGCCGTGGCGGAGATCTTCGCCAAAGGACTCGAGACCATGCCAAAGGGGGCGATCGGGGCCATGCTGATCGCCGGTGCGCTCGGGATCCTGCTTGCGATCTTGGAGAAACAGAAGGCCAAGTGGGCCAAGTTCGTGCCCTCGCCGGCGAGCATCGGTATCGCGATGGTGATCCCGGCGTACTACTCCGTCTCCATGTTCCTTGGCTCCGCTGTGGCGCTGCTTCTGACTCGCAGCGTGCCCAATTGGTCCGCGCGTTTCCTGATCGTGGTCGCCTCAGGTTTGGTGGCTGGGGAGAGCCTGGCCGGCGTTGGTTTGGCCATCAGCGAGACGCTGAAGTTCGCTGCTGGTCGTTGA